The following proteins come from a genomic window of Thermodesulfobacteriota bacterium:
- a CDS encoding (2Fe-2S)-binding protein yields the protein MVGPARSACRCHAHRDTDLAGAEPHLGPAGLTRRGFMTALSAGAVGLAAGGGSGHAAPVADPPAESSVRVRLQVNGRYQELLVEPRWSLLFVLRERLGLTGTKVGCGRGECGACTVLLEGVPRYACLTLAVEAQGFEVTTVEGLLRGEELGPTQQAFAEHDAFQCGYCTPGQIMAVEGLLRQTPEPSPAEIRRGVSGNLCRCGAYANIFRAAERAAELKRGGGG from the coding sequence ATGGTCGGTCCCGCCCGCTCCGCCTGTCGCTGTCACGCCCACCGGGATACAGATCTCGCGGGGGCAGAGCCCCATCTCGGGCCGGCCGGCCTCACCCGCCGCGGCTTCATGACCGCCCTGAGCGCCGGCGCGGTGGGCCTGGCGGCAGGAGGGGGCTCCGGCCACGCCGCTCCGGTCGCGGACCCGCCGGCAGAGTCTTCCGTGCGGGTGCGGCTCCAGGTGAACGGCCGCTACCAGGAGCTCCTGGTGGAGCCGCGCTGGTCGCTGCTGTTCGTGCTGCGGGAGCGCCTGGGCCTCACCGGCACCAAGGTGGGCTGCGGGCGCGGCGAGTGCGGCGCCTGCACCGTGCTCCTGGAAGGAGTACCCCGCTACGCCTGCCTCACTCTGGCGGTGGAGGCCCAGGGCTTCGAGGTGACCACCGTGGAGGGGCTCCTGCGCGGCGAGGAGCTGGGGCCCACCCAGCAGGCCTTCGCGGAGCACGACGCCTTCCAGTGCGGCTACTGCACCCCCGGCCAGATCATGGCCGTCGAAGGCCTCCTGCGGCAGACGCCCGAGCCCTCGCCAGCGGAGATCCGCCGCGGCGTCTCCGGCAATCTCTGCCGCTGCGGCGCCTACGCGAACATCTTTCGAGCGGCCGAAAGGGCGGCGGAGCTCAAGCGCGGGGGAGGTGGCTGA